DNA from Nymphaea colorata isolate Beijing-Zhang1983 chromosome 4, ASM883128v2, whole genome shotgun sequence:
GAACTAAAAATGTTGATAAGATTCAAAAAGCAATCATACAAATCGATTCTACAAGTTAGAGtataagatttttaaaatagtGGCCTTGACTTTCTCCATTCTTAACATCCAAACTAGTCATCGgcttttcaagatttttttttcttaaaatgttaaaatccattagattaacaaaaaaattatacaaatcaAATGTACGAATTAGAgtttaagatttttaaaataacagTCTTGGATTTCTCGGCTCATAACATCCATTCTAGACAGCGACTTCTCAAGTTTTATTTCTGACAAAAAATCTTGGGAAGGCAATGTCTGGATTAGATGTTATGAGCAGATAAAGCCAAGAGGCCCAAGACTGTTATTTTAACCTTATAAACTCTAAtttctatgattttttcttttttcaaatcttaTGGTTTCTAACATTTTTAATCCATGTATAAGTTATGTATATGAAACAACACTCTTAGGATTTGAGAGTTAGGAGGCCCTTGGAGGCAAGATAAATTGGGAGGCATAGTTGACTGTAATCTTATAAACTCtaatttctctgtttttttcttttttttgaatcTTATGGATTCTAACATTTTTAATCCATCTATAAGTTATGTATACGAAACAACACTTGTAGGATTTGAGAGTTAGGAGGCCCTTGGAGGCAAGATAAATTGGGAGGCATAGTTgactgtcatatatatatatataaaattaaatacaCATGTAAAGcatctccttttcctttataTGACAAATCAATTTTGAAATGTCATAGTTTTATTCATGCTTATACAATCTTTTCAACGATGGGAGTTTGTTTTCAGCTTGTGTCTTTCACTCTGTTTTTGCTTTTGCCTCATCCCATCCCCGGTTGTCatccttcctcttctctttccctttcgAACAACACATCCTGTGTAGTGTTATTGCCCAAAAAGTTTGTGAATCTGccttgaaaatgaaattattaattttctttcaaaattccAACCTTACAGAAGCAATCTTTATAGGCTGAAACTTGTAGATCCCCTCATGGATGAGTTTATCTGAATAGATAAATAGAATcttattaatatttgaaatttggtGGTCAAGTTCTTTTAAAAAGTACTCTCAGGTTAGGAAAATCTTAACCACAACTGTAGATAACCTAATAAAAGGGGGAACTGTAGATTTTGAATCATGGAGATGTTTGAAtgttgaaaagagaaacatttaaaaattcacTTTCTTGAATGTAACTGCACGTTTTTTGCTTGATTACATTGCACTTGATCTTCATTTCCCCTCATGCCCTCCTTTTGAGCTGTTTTAGTTATTATCAACTTGGTCTGGTTATTCTTCTTAATTACATATGTTGAAGAGATGTTATGAATAAAAGCTACAGTCTTTGGTTTGTGCATGTCTCTTGAACTACGTTAGCGTGCTTTTCATACAGATGCTTCCAAGGATGAGCAGAACCTATTTGCTGGAATTGGACTGCCTCCCACAGATGTCTCTGTTGCATTTCCTCAGGCGACTTCGGCATCATTGTTTCCCCCTTTTGGTATGAAAAAACTGCTGATGATACCTAATTGCATCTGCCTTTTATAAAATACTTTATATTTTTGATCCATAGCATTGTCCCAGATATGATGATATTATCGAAAAGATTGTGATGTTAACATGAGAAACAGGCAAaccaaaaaacatgaaaaaacacattttttaaaagaaatctggaaaaaaaatattgcaactTTATGCATACTTTTTCATCCATTTAATTTCTTTGCTTAACCTGGGCATTATACAAATTTACAATGTAAAACAGTTGATAGTGAAATTCTATTTAGAAAAGGGCAAAGTGGGTCAAAAAGTTAAGAAATGGTTATCTTTGAACCTACTATTTCctttaatgataaaaaaggcACTTAAGAGAAATTTTAGGTCTTTATATTGAGCCctgtcatttgaaaaaaatggtgaGACTTGAGGAAGCTGCCTTAACATTGCTAGGATCCTACAAGAGCATTCACTGTATCACATATgtattcttttctcattttttcatttttttgtttctttttctgattAATTTTCCAGGAGCTCACAGTTTTCTCATTCTATTGGAGGAGCCTGAGACGTTTCATTATTACTTTAGGCAATtcagttagttttttttttaagatttaaagtttaaacatcgGTGCGTAGTTAGAACTAGAAGTACGATGAATTTCTGTTCTGTTTTTATGCATCATTTGTTATCAGAATTTTGGGTTCATATATGTTGATTTCTCAGGGGTTTTGATATGAACTTTTGTGGAAAGCTCGATTTAGTTGTCCACAAGTCCTAGTCAAAAATTAAACTTTCAGCAAGTGTtttattttctatgttttttcaTTAGGAGCTATACTGGCGGCCATGCAGACCTCTGTTTGGTGGCCTTTTTATTAAAACTGAAATTTTGTAGGGCAGCCAGATTATAAAGAAAAGGCTACCCAACAGAGCTTTGTAGGACAACCAgacttattttcatttattagatttgtgtttcattttcagatttctgttttcattttcttccactATGTCTCAGGACAAACAAAACGTAAAGGGCTAATTAGATAGAGTGTTTTGAGTTTGCAATTCTTACTCACTCAGTACATCTGCATAAGTCCTCTCACTTtaataaaacttatttttcacattaatGTTTGGTTAATATCTTAATTCCAAAGATTTAATTCTAAATTTTATAGTTTTGTTTCCTGAATTTGTTTTAGGGCTTTGGTGGGAGATGTTTGgatcttttgtttttgtgcttAAGGTGTGGCAATTAAAATTCTATATCAGCAATGTAGTGCTTCAGCTTGTGAAAGAAATAGAGTGCATTTGATGCcacacaaagaagagaaataatcaTGCATTGTCCAGATTAACTGATTTGGTATTCATTAGGATGAATATGCGTTTGCTAAACATGGTTCTAGgtatataaaagataaaaatgtaaattCTTTCTGTATAGACCATGGGGAACCATtctatgaaagaaaatttagaTACTAGGATAGAGAACAACTTGTCTCCAGACAATGAGAAAATAATGATGAAAGTGGAAGGCAAATAACAAGACGTGAGCATAGAACAACTGAAGAATCTGACTCTACTTCATGGGACAAAAACAaagtcttgattttttttgttttgtaaatgAAGAATGACAATGACTTGattgtattttttgttgataaagCCATAAGGGTGCAAACTGTTGTTAGTTGTGTATTAGCTAGTTctcattttctaaatttcattTGTGGCTTTGCTAGTTTGCTATATTGGATTTCTTTCGTGGTATTGTGATTGTTAAATCTTGTTTCTAGTTTTCATTATTAAAACCTTAAGcttaagttaatttttttatcgtcatttttatcatcattagaacattattttatcatcttatGTAGTTAATTTTTTGTATctatctcatttattttattgtacCTTATTTTAagatttcttttcattttttgaaaaaattaccaagattttcctgagaaaaatgaCTTTGCTGGAAAGTGCCAGAGGAAAAAACTCGCTGTTGAAAACCCGACAATGATATATGTGACAGTTAACGATAGTAAATTGTGTAAGAAATAGTTTTACTTGTTTGATCAATGAACTATGGGATTTAACTAAAACATTTGAAATATTGGTTATGATCATCAGTGCAAGGTTCTTGACCTGTTTATTGCTTGCTATTACACTTGCAGCCTCAGATTATTATCAGCTGGATGATTTATTTACTGATGAGGAGAAAGCACTCCGAAGAAGGGTGAGAGAGGTGATGGAAAAAGAGATAGCCCCTATAATGGCTGAGGTATTATTTTTTGatggttttctttcttgagaAGATGTGCTTATTAGATGCTTATGAGCAGGAGAGCTGTATAAGTATCTTCCTCTATGTATACTGTTATTTTATCTTTATGATGGTAAAAGTCCTTATGACTGCAGTACTGGGAAAAAGCAGAGTTCCCTTTTCATAAAATTCCTAAGCTTGGTATGCTGAAGGTTGCTGGGGGGACAATAAAGgtatgtttacatttttttttccgttttacTTTTATCACAGGATATTTTGTTGTTGGCTTAATAATCTTTTATAATATTTAGGGATATGGATGTCCTGGGCTTTCAATTACTGGAAGTGCTTTAGCCGTTGCTGAAATCGCAAGGGTTGATGCAAGCTGTTCGACATTTATATTGGTGCATTCATCCCTTGCCATGCTAACAATTGGTAACTATGTCATTTTCAAGTTCCCTGTCTGTTGAAATTCTTTTTACCCCTAACATTCTACAGTGTCAATGCTGATCCTTGGTTGCTGGCTGGGAAATAGCTCTCTGTGGTTCAGAGTCTCAGAAGCAGAAATATTTGCCTTCTCTGGCAGATCTTCAAGCTGTTGCCTGCTGGGTAGGCTCTGCTTCATGCCTTGACATATGTCCCAactttgatttttcattgtGAGATCCACTGTTTCATAGAATTTTGGCCACTGGCTTCTAATGGTCAGTGATCTAATATCTATTGATACTTCACAGGCTTTGACAGAGCCAGACTATGGGAGTGATGCAAGTTCCTTGAGAACATCAGCGACAAAGGTTTAATATATCTTCCTCAAAAGTTCATCATTAATCCTTCTGCAAATAAGCATTCAGATGCCTGATGGTGGAAATTCTGAACTTTGAGCATGTTTCTTATGCCAACCTTAAGCTccttttaaatcatttttttccttttcaaatctgaattttgcaATTCAAACTTGTGTAACTTTCTTTGTCATATGTTTGTAAAGTTGCTGAACTGAATTAATTTTCCTCCTGAGAACAGGTTCCTGGAGGCTGGATAGTTGAGGGTCAGAAGCGTTGGATTGGAAATAGCACATTTGCTGACATATTGGTTGTCTTTGCGAGGAACACAAGCACTGACCAAGTTAATGGGTGTGCTGTTCAGCCTGTTCTTGATGCACATACATTTAGCTTATCTTTgacttttgcattttttggttGTCTTTCCAGTCTGCGTGCTTTTCtaaatttccttttctaaagTGGCTATTGCATCTGATCGTTAACAAAGTCTTGGTGCTTTTGCACAACCCATGAAATTGTTTCCCTTATTCAGACCCATGGCATGGGGTTTAGCTTGGTACAAATTCATATCAagcttatttttttcattgcttATCACTTGCAGGTTTATTATAAAAAAGGGATCGCCTGGACTGAAGGCAactaaaatagaaaacaaaattgGATTAAGGATGGTGCAAAATGGTGATATTCAGTTTAGAAGAGTCTTTGTCCCAGATGAGGACAGATTGCCTGGTGTTAATTCTTTCCAGGACACAAATAAGGTATACTGTTCATGGGAGGATATTTTTCAATCACTACTTTGGAGATGAATTTACTGTCGGATTAAGAAGTGTTTCCTGAGAAGTGTTTGCCTGGTTGAGATAATAGGATTGTGGTATTTTGGAGCTTGAATGAAAATACATGTAATACAGTTGATTTCAGAACTGGCACACTGTATTTGGAATCTTGAAACTAAATTGTGTAGTTTAAGCTTTCAAATCCTTAAGGTCAATTCTTTAGGTCTTTTGGATGTAAGTTGGATGTTAGATGGGGGAATTGGATGACAGATTTGAGTTGCCTGAACCCAGTTCAACCCTTTCAAATTGGTCTGTTTCTCCTGCTTGTTAAGTGGCTTTTCTGCATTTTTCCCAACTAGTGATAGGGGCTCGTGTAAatggatttttcaaaaattttgttagtCATATACAAGTGATACCAAATATAAATCGTACTGTTTTTGTTCCTATGAAGCCATTAACAGTAAGCAATCTTCAGGTTCTTATGCTTAAAATAAATTTCTGTTTCCTGTGTACAGGTACTTGCTGTATCACGTGTTATGGTTGCATGGCAGCCAATTGGGATTGCAATGGGTGTCTATGATATGTGTCACAGGTACAGAATTAATTATGTGTATTATGATAGTTACATGTATTGTCGCTCAAGCTGGATGAGTTAAGCATGGCTTGCTCCAGACCATGCTTTGACTTGTCTACTCCAGCTCATGCTGGTGAAGCAGCAGTTGCACCTCACAAGCTGAACCTAGACTCACTTGTTTGATCAaacgaagaaaaagaatgaaa
Protein-coding regions in this window:
- the LOC116252984 gene encoding acyl-coenzyme A oxidase 4, peroxisomal; translation: MQRPSVTGQSPDGDASKDEQNLFAGIGLPPTDVSVAFPQATSASLFPPFASDYYQLDDLFTDEEKALRRRVREVMEKEIAPIMAEYWEKAEFPFHKIPKLGMLKVAGGTIKGYGCPGLSITGSALAVAEIARVDASCSTFILVHSSLAMLTIALCGSESQKQKYLPSLADLQAVACWALTEPDYGSDASSLRTSATKVPGGWIVEGQKRWIGNSTFADILVVFARNTSTDQVNGFIIKKGSPGLKATKIENKIGLRMVQNGDIQFRRVFVPDEDRLPGVNSFQDTNKVLAVSRVMVAWQPIGIAMGVYDMCHRYLKERKQFGASLAAFQLNQEKLVRMLGNVQAMFLVGWRLCKLYESGKMTSGQASLGKAWITLRARETVSLGRELLGGNGILADFLVAKAFCDLEPIYSYEGTYDINSLVTGREVTGIASFKPVVLAKRSRL